Part of the Triticum aestivum cultivar Chinese Spring chromosome 4D, IWGSC CS RefSeq v2.1, whole genome shotgun sequence genome is shown below.
CCTCGCACACGGAGCCAGTCCGGTGTCTTTTGTCCGAAGGAGCGCACAGATGGGACGGTTGCGTGGCTTGCTGCGTGTATGGCTCACACTGCTGCCGATCCCACTGCAGAGCCTCGTCACTTTCAGGCTGCACTGAGTATTCCTCATTGGCGTGATGCAATGGAACAAGAGTTTCAGGCCCTCCAAAAGAATGATATTTGGCGTCTTGTTCCTCCAGTGTCTGGTGTCaatgtcattgattccaagtgGGTTTTCAAAGTCAAGCGACATGCTGATGGCTCCATTGAACGCTACAAGGCACGGTTAGTTGCCAAGggcttcaaacagaggtatggtcttgattatgaagacacttTCAGTCCAGtcatcaagcctactaccattcgaTTACTACTGTCTCTTGCGGTTACTCGTGGATGGttccttcgtcagcttgatgtgcagaacgcTTTCCTACATGGcattctggaggaggaggtttatatgcgtcagccacctggttttgttgatccgacacgacctcatcatctctgtcgtctggttAAGGCACTGTATGGACTCAAACAGGCTCCTCGTGCATGGCATGCTCGCCTTGGATCTGTTCTTCGGGCTCTTGGGTTTACTCCCTCCACTGCTGATACGTCACTGTTTCTCCTCCAGCGCCCTGAGGTTACGATGTATCtttggtttatgttgatgatatcatcctcatcagttcctctgctgctgctgctgatcgcCTTGTGATTGCTCTCCGTGATGATTTTGCTGTCAAGGATTTAGGTGCTCTTCATTTTTTCCTTGGTCTTGAGGTTTCACGGTCCTCTGCTGGTTTGACTCTCACTCAGAAAAAGTACTCCTTGGACTTGTTGCGTCGTGCTGGAATGCTCAAATGCAAACATGTTAACACTTTGATGTCTGCCACTGATTGGTTGTCTGCTCTTGATGGTGACTCTCTCTCGTCTGATGATGCTACTGAGTATCGCAGTATCGTTGGTGGTCTGCAATACCTTACTATTACCAGGCCTGATATCTCCTATGCAGTCAACCGTGTCTGTCAGTTTCTGGATGCACCCAGGACGTCTCACTGGTCAGCTGTGAAGCGTATTTTGCGCTATGTCAGTCTTACCGCCTCCTATGGTTTGCTTCTTCAGTCTGCACCGTCGTATGAGCTCTCGgctttctctgatgcagattgggctggtagtccagatgacaggcgatccacggggggttatgcggtATTTCTGggtcctaacttgatcgcctggaatgctcgcAAGCAAGCAACAGTGTCTCGCagtagtactgaggctgagtacaaagctgttgctgatgcgactgctgagatcatatgggtacagtctCTGTTGAGAGAGTTGCGTGTTCCTCAAGCCCGTCCTCCGGTCCTgtggtgtgacaacattggtgctACATATCTTTCTTCGAACCCGGTGTTTCATGGTAGGACAAAACACATTGAGGTGGATTATCGCTTTgttcgggaacgtgttgcacagaagctactttgtatcaagttcatctcgtcaaaggatcaacttgctgacatcttcacgaagcctcttccacaaccacaaTTTGTAGGCtataggcgcaatcttaacttgctttgtacttcaggacatagttaagattgagggagggcgttagactgtatatacgtagGCTCTGTATATTGTATTGTACCCCTTGGGTacctctatataatgagatagccacaccccgggTTAGGGGTGTCGAGCAGTTCCCAAATCATATGTCTTACACTCCAAGGGGGAGATAGTGTAGTGATGTTTTCATACGGCTGCATATCATGTTTGTTGGCTCTTTTTGTTTGAATACAATGTGCGATGCTGCTGCTGATGTTTTATCTGTTACACTAAACTCAGAAGTACAATCTCGATGAACGGAAATGTCATAAATCAAATTGGGACCAGAGCTGATCAACCAGGAGGATACTACTCACAGTTAGCGAAAGAATACGACAGAGTTATAATTTCAAGCGACATGGCCAAGGCGACCACCTTACCAATATCACGACAGCCTGGGGCAAAGCAGCCTCTTCACATCATCATAGTGCAGGGAGAAGGTTCCAAATTACACATCCCATTTCTCGACGAAGAGTCTGCATCTAACGCCATAGTTCTGGCCGATAGTCCCATCGCCGTGGAGCCAGCGGGAGTCGGCGTCTCGGTCCTCGACCAGATGAACCTAGAGTCCATCCTCCGACTTCTCGCGGATCGAGGGCTGTGCAGTGTGCTGGTGGATTTCCGAGATGCCGGAGGCGTCCTGGCGCCGCTGCTGAAGAATTTTCAGGAGGACAAGCTGGTGCAGAAGGTTGTTGTGGAGCTCTCTCCTTCCTGGATGGTGAGCTCAGGGCTAAGCGACCTGGCGTTTGGTGGCAGCCAGTCGTTTGCACTCAAGAATGTGGAGCACAAGGAGGTGAATGGAACTTTGCTGCTTGAGGGATATTTGTAGCTTCTTATCTTTTCTGTCTGATGAGAATTTGTGGCCTCCTATTGTAAACACCCAGCCATGTGAACTTGAGCATCAAGGTGCATCCATGCAGAGttgaatttattttcttttgttcatTCATGGACAAATAGCTTTGTTTTGTTCTCGGGCCTGCTTGCGGAAATTATTGTGAGTAACaattgttagaataaatccaaggccaccgtcgatctaccgaggatccaagcaatcacacaagcacggcatcaagatttgttaacgaggttcaccgatatggctacatccccggggcatgactacgggcgctcctccccatgacaccatcacaataccgcaccccggccgcccggacgcacacgccgccggctcccccgcgtgcccgtgctattatgttggcatagattacatcgtgtgtctacccccgatatatatgagaggcctaggatacaagtgtcctacttggacacgactcaatatcctgtctacacaccgtacgactccaagtccaactgtaacctaacttgtacaataatattcgacacaattctaacaaaATTGTGGGCTTGTGGCACTTGTGAGGGCAATGACAGATCGTACAATTGTGTTCTTAATTATTTATTATTGTATATGTCTCAGGAGATCTAGATCGGCCGCCGGCGACTCCCACTCTTCAACGTCTCCTTCCCCTCGCCGCTGCCGGAGTGCgcccgccgggcaaagcccgtgcggcgCAGGCGGCAGCGGGGCTCTCCCTCCTTCCTCTGGTcctcgtggcggcggcgcgggtcggctGTTCGGGGACAAGGGGTGCCTCGTCCGGCTGGTCTCCTGGAGGCGAGGACGGCTGGATCCGGCGGCGACTGGGCTAGGAGGAGGTGGCGCGGtgcggcggcgctggtggcgggGTTTCGGTCGGGGTCGTCTTCGATCTCGATCCGGATCTCCATCGGGGGCGTCGCAGTCGCCAATGACGGCGGTGGCGTGACCGGATCGGCGGCGGCATCACCGGTTTGGCGGCGGCGTGGCCCGATCTGGGCCCAAGCATGGGCTTGGTCTCCGGGTCGCGGTCGGCAGTGGTGGGTGTGACACGTCGGCAGCTTGGCGGATCTGCGGATTCCATCCTGATCTGCTACCTTCGggaaaaaccctagatcggatgatcggatgacggcgcgctctggtgtcgtttcctccttgggggcgtcattcttggaggtacacacgtgatcaggggaccagaggacggattttttggtggagcggtgcgtcatctcactcattgatggcggcgggtctcggcggcatggcgctgtggtgaCTCGGCGTCCGATGCACGAAGATGGACTTGCGCAGGAGGGTGGCGCGGTCTGgctcgtggtggcgtcgacggcagctagaccgggcaaggtagatgcagcagaacagctctgaagatggattgatggcaggtggctgcggcggcctcatacccggcaggcgtcctggttgaatAGTGCGCCGGACTGGTGAGTGACCCATATCCGACAGGCGTCCTGGAtgagacctcaggtcttagatgttatgtttggctgcaaggtctgtttggtattagacccagactatcggcatcccttcatcaattggataggagtagcgacagatgttgcatAGACGTTGgctagtcttactgttgtattattttgtaaggtcttgtgtgaataattaataaagtggctgcatgcatcatccagatgcagaggccggggtcttcctccttttctaaaaaaaaaatatATGCAACATTAAAGTATAGTTATTCAAAAGAACTGTGTGTATTATCATTGTTTCTCCTTCACAGCAAATAATTCATAAATCTTTTATTGCAACACTTGAGCAAGATAGCTAGTTAATTCCACATGGCTGGTGGCACGATCAGAGGCGGGACAACGCCGAGATCTAATTTTTACCAGCTTCGGCGTCAACCTCCTCCTCCGCAGCACCAGCCTCATCTCCGGCGTTCGCATCATCCTGGCATTCTTCTCCCTCTCCCGCTGATAGCGCGACAACGGGCACCCTGACGTCTCTGTAGCTGCAGACGTAGGGCGCGTCGCGGCCGTGGTACGTGCCGGTCCACTTCCCCTCGTCGACGTCGCTCGCGTCCCACAAGGAGGCGTACAGGTACATGGGCTTCTCCGGCCAGGGCTCCCCGTCGCGCCGCTCCTCCCGCCGGATCACCTCCCCGTCGACGCGCCACTCCACGGCCTCGGCGCTCCAGGCGACGGCGTAGTGGTGGAACCCGTCGGAGGTGTCAAAGGGGAGTTGGTGGACCATCTCCCTGCCGCCGCTCCCGGCGACGAACAAGTTGGTCTGCACGGCGCGCTTGTCGTTGCCGAGGAACTCGAAGTCGATCTCGTCCATGTCGCTGGAGCCCTCCAGCGACGACAGGTAGAGGTTGTAGTTGAGCCCCGCGGTGTCGCCGGCGGGGGCGCGGACCGCGGCGGCCACGGCGCAGCCCGGCAGGAAGCGGCCGCGGGAccgccaccgcgccccgccgcggTGGTCGTAGGTGACGTGGATCTCGCCGGACGCCGGCGCGTGGCGGCAGGCGTCCGGTGTGTAGTCCACGGCTATGCGCGCCAGCAGCTCCGTGCCCTCGGGGCGCAGGTGCTCGTGCTGGTCGCACTCCGACGCCATGGGGTATAGGAGAGCGCAGGAGCGGGATCGAGGTGGTGGGGTTTTAAGAATCAGGCTCAAGTTTACATGGCTGGGTGTTTACAAAAGGAGGCCACAAATCTTCAGACAGAGAAGATAAGATGCTACAAATATCCCTCGAGCAGCAAAGTTCCATTCACCTCCTTGTGCTCCACATTCTTGAGTGCAAACGACTGGCTGCCACCAAACGCCAGGTCGCTCGGCCCAGGGCTCACCACCCAGACAGGTGAGAGCTCCACAACAACCTTCTGCACCAGCTTGTCCTCTTGAAACTTGCTCAGCAGCGGCACCAGGACGCCTCCGGCATCTCGGAAATCAACCAGCACACTGCACAACCCTCGATCCGCGAGAAGTCGAAGGATGGACTCTAGGTTCATCTGGTCGAGGACCGAGACGCTGACTCCCGATGGCTCCACGGTAACGGGACTATCGGCCAGGACTATTGCGTTAGATGCAGACTCCTCGTCGAGAAACGGGATGTGTAATTCAGAACCTTCTCCCTGCACTATGATGATGTAAAGAGGCTGCTTTGCGCCAGCCTCTTGTGATACTGGTAAGGTAGTCGCCTTGGCCATGTCGCTTGAAATTATAACTCCATCGTATTCTTTCGCTAATTGCGAGTAGTATCCTCCTGGTTGATCAGCTCCGCTCCCGATTTGATTTATGACAATTCCGTTCATCGAGAGTGTAGTTCTGGTTCAGTGTGAACAGATAAACATCAGCAGCAGCGTCACACACTGTATTCGGACAAAAAGGACTAAGGAAAATGGCATGCAATGGTACAAAATACAAATATCACTACACCAAAGTAACTAAGCAATGAGTGTGACACAAAGTTTGAACATATTGTGCAACTTATATTTCAAAATTAACCTATTCCTATATTTAAGAACTGGCGAAAATGTGTGTACTGATATTGCCAGTCTAGAATCGTAGCAAGATACTTGTAGTTGGATATTTACCTCAAAGTTGCAAAGGCTTTCCCAGTAAGCATGCGATGAATGTAAGCCTCATTTAATCTGAGGCATAATGCTTCCTCCACACCAACCCTCACATCTATGCCGGCGTTTCTGAGTTTTTCAATCCCTTTAGATGCTACAATAGGATTTGGGTCAGTCATCCCCACCACAACCTCCTTAACTTTGGCTTTGATGAGTGCTTCGGTGCAGGGAGGGGTTCTCCCGTAGTGGTTGCAGGGCTCCAAACTCACATAAGCCGTTGCATTCTCTGCTAAATCCCCTGCGTCTCTCAAAGCGAATACCTGCACACATAGCCACATATTAGCAACACCATACTTGGCTAGGAGCCTATGAAATTATCAGCACCATTGTACTTTAGCAGCCCAAGTTCTTATGCAAGCAAAAAAAACATATGTTCTGTTACCTGTACGTAATAGGGTAATAGCCGAATACTACAACGGTGCTGGTTATTATTTCTTCATAATAGCATTAGCTGAGACCATATTGTTGTGTATGACTGAAAACCACTGCATACTGTTGACATACTGGCTACAAGTGATAGTTATTTGCTAAATATTTGTTTGGTGTTAGATGTATCTATCATCTGCTGGACAGTTACAGTAGAAGTGAACAATTTATGACATAATGCAGTATTGGAACAGTACTGATTAATGTAGCGCTGGTTTTTCCTAAATGGAGTAAAATATGGTATGTGAAATTAGGGATCATATGAAGATTGTCAACTGCTAACAGGCCAGGCTACTGGTAAAGATTAGGGGAAATTCTGTTAACGATGAGTACATCAAGAAGATTTGACAGATGAGATAGTTGTTGAATTCCCAGGCTTGCAATAAACATCATCCAACAAATCCTTCGTAGTCCCAAAAGAGTGAGCATCAATTTGAGAAGAAGGGTGAGAGGGGTGACCTCGGCGTGGGGCTGGCCGGCTTTGGGGTGGAATCCCTCGCCGACGACTTGGCCTTCGCGGACGATGACGCAGCCCACCATGGGGTTGGGGCTGGTGTGCCCGGCCGCCGTCCGCGCCAGCTCGACGCACCGCCGCATGTAGTGCGCGTCCATCTCCCC
Proteins encoded:
- the LOC123099050 gene encoding riboflavin biosynthesis protein PYRD, chloroplastic, encoding MISSSLLSLPRLAPRPVPAAASPCRARLAVGGGGARGLAAGVRCRAQAGEMDAHYMRRCVELARTAAGHTSPNPMVGCVIVREGQVVGEGFHPKAGQPHAEVFALRDAGDLAENATAYVSLEPCNHYGRTPPCTEALIKAKVKEVVVGMTDPNPIVASKGIEKLRNAGIDVRVGVEEALCLRLNEAYIHRMLTGKAFATLRTTLSMNGIVINQIGSGADQPGGYYSQLAKEYDGVIISSDMAKATTLPVSQEAGAKQPLYIIIVQGEGSELHIPFLDEESASNAIVLADSPVTVEPSGVSVSVLDQMNLESILRLLADRGLCSVLVDFRDAGGVLVPLLSKFQEDKLVQKVVVELSPVWVVSPGPSDLAFGGSQSFALKNVEHKECDQHEHLRPEGTELLARIAVDYTPDACRHAPASGEIHVTYDHRGGARWRSRGRFLPGCAVAAAVRAPAGDTAGLNYNLYLSSLEGSSDMDEIDFEFLGNDKRAVQTNLFVAGSGGREMVHQLPFDTSDGFHHYAVAWSAEAVEWRVDGEVIRREERRDGEPWPEKPMYLYASLWDASDVDEGKWTGTYHGRDAPYVCSYRDVRVPVVALSAGEGEECQDDANAGDEAGAAEEEVDAEAGKN